A part of Deltaproteobacteria bacterium genomic DNA contains:
- a CDS encoding cation:proton antiporter gives MTDLSLIVRDLSIVLAIATAVALLFGRLHLSVVAAFLVAGAILGPTGAGLVSESGMVDALAEIGVALLLFTVGLEISLANLGKMRRRILQGGGVQLSATILLTLAVLSIAGFDLPQATFVGFVLSLSSTAIVLKVYADRMQLDSGHGKISIGILLFQDMAVIPMMLLIPSFRQWETAQFSTIALTLAKAGVGVGVILLASRFVIPLLLKEVVRLNSREILAMTVLCIILGTAWIARWWGLSLAMGAFLAGIVISESVYVHEIAAQIFPFRDVFNGVFFISVGMLLDLSFLVRHLPMILLVSVAVVVSKAICAGAAIRTLKYPWRVSVIGAIGLAQIGEFSFLLMSEGSRDGLVGPETYQYLLATAILTMVATPFLMRAAPWAGRFFVRHLIRGPEPEDPGEESAGAARVENHVIISGYGMNGKNLARVLRSTHVPYVVVDLNDTLVREGREAGERIFYGDVNNPEILDRVGVGRARMLVLAISDPMATRRAVAVARRANPRLVILVRTRYVADVDDLIALGANAVIPEEFETSVEIFSRVLREYHVPDHVISQQEELIRSGTYRILREHVPSKDDSLLSEFETFLRQKVIEVFFVSPDSPWAGRPLGDLPVGNGAGIVLLAVLRQDRAIVQPSPEEKIEAGDKLVFFGGHGPLAATLEELAKGSR, from the coding sequence TTGACCGACCTGTCCCTGATCGTTCGCGACCTGTCCATCGTCCTGGCGATCGCTACCGCGGTCGCACTGCTGTTCGGGCGGCTCCACCTCTCCGTCGTGGCGGCGTTCCTCGTCGCCGGCGCGATCCTCGGCCCGACCGGGGCGGGGCTGGTTTCCGAGTCCGGAATGGTGGACGCCCTCGCCGAGATCGGCGTCGCCCTCCTCCTGTTCACCGTCGGGCTGGAGATCTCCCTCGCGAACCTGGGGAAGATGCGGCGGCGGATCCTCCAGGGCGGGGGCGTGCAACTCTCGGCGACGATCCTGCTCACCCTGGCCGTCCTTTCGATCGCGGGGTTCGACCTCCCGCAAGCGACCTTCGTCGGTTTCGTCCTGTCCCTTTCCAGCACGGCGATCGTTCTGAAGGTGTATGCCGACCGGATGCAGCTCGACAGCGGCCACGGGAAGATCTCCATCGGCATCTTGCTGTTCCAGGACATGGCCGTGATCCCGATGATGCTGCTCATCCCCTCGTTCCGGCAATGGGAGACGGCGCAATTCTCGACCATCGCGCTCACCCTGGCCAAGGCCGGCGTCGGGGTGGGGGTCATCCTGCTGGCGTCGCGCTTCGTCATCCCGCTCCTCTTAAAGGAAGTGGTCCGCCTGAACAGCCGGGAGATCCTCGCGATGACGGTACTCTGCATCATCCTCGGGACGGCGTGGATCGCCCGTTGGTGGGGGCTCTCCCTCGCGATGGGGGCGTTCCTCGCCGGCATCGTGATCTCCGAGTCGGTTTACGTCCACGAGATCGCCGCCCAGATCTTTCCGTTCCGGGACGTCTTCAACGGGGTCTTCTTCATCTCCGTCGGCATGCTGCTCGACCTCTCCTTTCTCGTGCGTCACCTCCCGATGATTCTTCTCGTCTCCGTCGCGGTCGTGGTGTCGAAAGCGATCTGCGCGGGCGCGGCGATCCGGACCCTGAAATATCCTTGGCGTGTTTCGGTGATCGGGGCGATCGGGCTGGCGCAGATCGGGGAGTTCTCGTTCCTCCTGATGTCCGAGGGATCCCGCGATGGCCTGGTGGGCCCCGAAACCTACCAGTATCTTCTTGCCACCGCGATCCTGACGATGGTGGCCACTCCGTTCCTGATGCGGGCGGCTCCATGGGCCGGGAGGTTCTTCGTCCGCCACCTGATCCGGGGGCCCGAGCCGGAGGACCCCGGGGAGGAATCCGCCGGCGCCGCACGGGTCGAGAACCACGTGATCATCTCCGGGTACGGGATGAACGGAAAGAACCTCGCCCGCGTGCTGCGCTCGACACACGTTCCCTACGTCGTCGTCGACCTGAACGACACGTTGGTGCGGGAGGGCCGGGAGGCGGGGGAGCGGATCTTCTACGGGGACGTGAACAACCCGGAGATCCTCGACCGCGTCGGGGTGGGCCGTGCCCGGATGCTGGTGCTGGCCATCTCCGACCCGATGGCGACCCGCCGCGCCGTGGCGGTGGCCCGGCGGGCCAACCCGCGGTTGGTCATCCTCGTGCGGACGCGGTACGTGGCGGACGTGGACGACCTGATCGCCCTGGGGGCGAACGCGGTCATTCCCGAGGAGTTCGAGACGTCGGTGGAGATCTTCTCCCGGGTCCTGCGCGAGTACCACGTCCCCGACCATGTCATCTCGCAGCAGGAAGAGCTGATCCGCAGCGGGACGTACCGGATCCTGCGGGAGCACGTTCCGTCAAAGGACGATTCGCTGTTGTCGGAGTTCGAAACGTTCCTGCGCCAGAAGGTGATCGAAGTCTTCTTCGTTTCCCCGGACTCGCCGTGGGCGGGACGCCCTCTGGGGGATCTTCCGGTCGGAAACGGCGCCGGGATCGTCCTCCTCGCCGTCCTTCGGCAGGACCGCGCGATCGTACAGCCGTCCCCGGAGGAGAAGATCGAGGCGGGGGACAAGCTCGTCTTCTTCGGGGGGCATGGCCCCCTGGCGGCAACCCTCGAGGAGCTGGCAAAGGGATCACGCTAA
- a CDS encoding CoA transferase gives MSGFAGWVREATEPSTAAGKPEALEGIRVIEFCPGHFGGMVAASVLAEFGAEAIKVEPPDGDPLRLVAPEEILVAGTGLPFLSEARNRRFVTLDADDPAGRDVFRRLALSADVIITTEPPERMEAMGCDYPSLREERPGIVYLSLSTYGAFGPDAVRPARDSDILCQALSGAPYIVGEPEREGVPPRPHEAPTRLGNWHGSFVQGLWGAYGVLAALHFRAETGKGQAVDLSGAESLMMFADYNITWMHTGGKARERVGNFDPAVFPYTYIRCRDGYTFIAAYNDEAFDSLMHIIGRPELSRDPRFSTPKNRVALENERALLEIIEEWSGDRTADEILGAVEEYTSKRGGPGAAVVTGRVNRPLETLSEEHWRERGCFLRARDPVYGELLLAAPPWKMSGTPARWKSGCRPPGSDNRDVYLGILGMTEEEYRRLAEAGTF, from the coding sequence GGAGCCTTCGACCGCCGCGGGGAAGCCCGAGGCGCTGGAAGGGATTCGGGTCATCGAGTTCTGCCCCGGCCACTTCGGGGGGATGGTGGCCGCGTCGGTCCTGGCGGAATTCGGGGCCGAGGCGATCAAGGTGGAACCTCCCGATGGCGACCCGCTCCGCCTCGTGGCGCCCGAGGAGATCCTGGTGGCCGGGACGGGGCTCCCCTTCCTCTCCGAGGCGCGCAACCGCCGCTTCGTCACCCTCGACGCCGACGACCCCGCCGGGCGGGACGTCTTCCGGCGCCTCGCCCTCTCCGCGGATGTGATCATCACAACGGAGCCGCCGGAGCGCATGGAGGCGATGGGGTGCGACTACCCCTCCCTGCGGGAGGAACGCCCGGGGATCGTCTATCTCTCCCTCTCCACGTACGGCGCCTTCGGCCCCGACGCCGTCCGCCCCGCGCGGGACAGCGATATCCTCTGCCAGGCGCTCTCCGGGGCCCCGTACATCGTCGGGGAGCCGGAACGGGAGGGTGTTCCGCCACGACCGCACGAAGCCCCGACCCGCCTCGGGAACTGGCACGGGTCGTTCGTCCAGGGATTGTGGGGAGCCTACGGGGTTCTCGCGGCGCTTCATTTCCGCGCGGAGACCGGGAAGGGCCAGGCCGTGGACCTCTCGGGCGCCGAGTCGTTGATGATGTTCGCGGACTACAACATCACCTGGATGCACACGGGGGGAAAGGCGCGCGAGCGGGTCGGGAACTTCGACCCCGCCGTCTTCCCGTACACCTACATCCGCTGCCGTGACGGCTACACCTTCATCGCCGCCTACAACGACGAGGCGTTCGATTCGCTGATGCACATCATCGGCCGTCCGGAACTGTCCCGCGACCCGCGGTTCTCCACGCCGAAGAACCGCGTCGCCCTCGAGAACGAACGGGCGCTCCTGGAGATCATCGAGGAGTGGTCCGGCGATCGCACGGCGGACGAGATCCTCGGGGCGGTCGAGGAGTACACCTCGAAGAGGGGCGGTCCCGGCGCCGCCGTGGTCACGGGGCGGGTGAACCGTCCTCTCGAGACGCTCTCCGAGGAGCACTGGCGGGAGAGGGGGTGCTTTCTGCGCGCGCGGGACCCTGTCTACGGCGAACTGCTGCTCGCCGCCCCGCCCTGGAAGATGAGCGGGACTCCGGCGCGGTGGAAGTCGGGCTGCCGGCCCCCGGGGTCGGACAACCGGGACGTGTACCTCGGAATACTCGGGATGACGGAAGAGGAGTACCGTCGCCTTGCGGAGGCGGGGACGTTCTGA